Proteins from a genomic interval of Sparus aurata chromosome 21, fSpaAur1.1, whole genome shotgun sequence:
- the kiaa0040 gene encoding uncharacterized protein KIAA0040 homolog: MDGKADSIQEFFNQLWSFATDKHNQGVYNTVCLVVLLTLPLLVLLTTLVVCCHCCCCRHSNVCCCCCCCRDGTARSETKKKKGSGNNEEDLWISMKTGPMTPDRVALSMV; this comes from the coding sequence ATGGATGGGAAGGCCGACAGCATCCAGGAGTTTTTCAACCAACTCTGGAGCTTCGCTACGGACAAACACAACCAGGGGGTCTACAACACCGTCTGCCTGGTGGTCCTCCTGACCCTCCCCCTGCTcgtcctcctcaccactctggTGGtgtgctgccactgctgctgctgtcgccATAGCAAcgtctgctgctgttgctgctgctgccgagaTGGGACGGCGAGGTcggagacgaagaagaagaagggctcGGGCAACAACGAGGAGGACTTGTGGATCTCTATGAAGACGGGGCCGATGACACCCGACAGGGTCGCTCTGTCCATGGTGTAG